Proteins found in one Rhinolophus ferrumequinum isolate MPI-CBG mRhiFer1 chromosome 9, mRhiFer1_v1.p, whole genome shotgun sequence genomic segment:
- the PLEKHN1 gene encoding pleckstrin homology domain-containing family N member 1 isoform X2 yields MGNNHCVPQAPKRLRASFSRKLSLRGNREDGTRKLAGLFGTEASPDGDTTAAKIFHYIPGSDLPGLESQRDHLEQPFLSVFKRGRRRVPVRNLGSVLHYAKVQLRFQHSQDVSDCYLELFPSYLYFQAHGSEGLTFQGLLPLMELSICPLEGSREHAFQITGPLPAPLLVLCPSQAELDRWLYHLEKQMALVGGLRRCNSAPPQGPPEDELPWTLQRRLTRLRTASGTQVVGSAICASRVKLQHLPSQWDRLLVLYPTSLAIFSEEADGLCFKGELPLGAIHINLEEKEKQIRSFLIEGHLINTIRVVCASYEDYSHWLLCLQTVSRREGAPLLPSPESFPELRVPTQALGSGRGSLSSDGRTSWDSGYPAPPSTRTSHSLPESSVPSTAGCPTQPAPNQTNPGCTSMGAPKAELRRGGSSRSPRSKARGEGPGPATPLQLDLTKLSRLSLEGGPEPPDHALETPHSPLYADPYTPPATSHHKITDVQGLDELLSAVQSSLGPETPSPSPSIPVSVPVSDPSSRPSGHHLPSKKGVQQPRPSQRPRGSAKGRGSRPPNFPQLVSPAREVSSSPLPPPPDGGPPRSYDNIWDKAVSPHNQRWPRGATEAEAGLIQWI; encoded by the exons ATGGGGAACAACCACTGCGTCCCTCAGGCCCCTAAGAGGCTCCGGGCGTCCTTCTCCAGAAAGCTCTCGCTGAGGGGAAATAG agaGGATGGCACAAGGAAGCTGGCTGGCCTGTTCGGCACGGAGGCCAGTCCTGACGGGGACACCACCGCCGCCAAGATCTTCCACTACATCCCGGGGTCG GACCTCCCGGGCCTGGAGAGCCAGCGAGACCACCTGGAGCAGCCGTTCCTCAGTGTGTTCAAGAGGGGGCGGCGGAGGGTGCCCGTGAGGAACCTGGGCAGCGTCCTGCACTACGCCAAGGTCCAGCTGAGATTCCAGCACAGTCAG GACGTCAGCGACTGCTATCTGGAGCTCTTCCCTTCCTACCTCTACTTCCAGGCCCACGGTTCTGAAGGACTCACGTTCCAG GGGCTGTTACCATTGATGGAGCTGAGTATCTGCCCACTGGAGGGGTCCAGAGAACATGCCTTCCAGATCACAG GCCCGCTTCCCGCTCCTCTTCTGGTGCTCTGCCCCAGCCAGGCCGAGCTGGACCGCTGGCTGTACCACCTGGAAAAGCAGATGGCCCTCGTGGGAGGGCTCCGGCGCTGCAACTCAGCACCCCCACAG GGCCCCCCTGAGGATGAGCTCCCCTGGACTCTGCAGCGCAGGCTGACCCGGCTGCGGACAGCTTCAGGGACCCAAGTGGTGGGCAGTGCCATCTGTGCCTCAAGGGTCAAGCTGCAGCATCTGCCATCACAG TGGGACCGGCTGCTGGTCCTGTACCCGACTTCCCTGGCCATATTCTCTGAGGAAGCTGACGGGCTTTGTTTTAAG GGGGAGCTCCCGCTGGGCGCCATCCACATCAAcctggaggagaaggagaagcagaTCCGCTCTTTCCTGATTGAAG GCCACCTCATCAATACCATCCGCGTGGTATGTGCCAGCTACGAGGACTACAGCCACTGGCTGCTCTGCCTGCAGACTGTCTCCCGCAGGGAAGGGGCCCCTCTGCTGCCCAGCCCTGAGAGCTTCCCAGAGCTGCGGGTGCCTACTCAG GCCCTGGGCAGTGGCCGAGGCTCGCTCTCCTCAGATGGACGAACCAGCTGGGACTCGGGGTACCCAGCACCCCCGTCTACCCGCACCAGCCATTCCCTCCCTGAGTCCTCAGTGCCGTCCACTGCAGGCTGCCCTACCCAGCCTGCACCA AACCAGACCAACCCTGGCTGTACCAGCATGGGTGCGCCGAAGGCAGAGCTGAGACGAGGCGGCAGCAGTCGGTCACCCAGGAGCAAGGCCCGGGGTGAGGGGCCCGGCCCAGCCACCCCACTGCAGCTGGACCTGACCAAG CTGAGCAGGCTGAGCCTGGAGGGTGGCCCCGAGCCCCCAGACCACGCTCTGGAGACACCACACTCCCCGCTCTATGCCGACCCCTACACTCCACCTGCCACCTCCCACCACAAGATCACAGACGTCCAGGGCCTGGATGAG CTCCTCAGTGCAGTGCAGAGCTCGCTTGGACCCGAGACCCCAAGCCCGTCCCCCTCGATCCCCGTGTCTGTGCCTGTCTCCGACCCCAGCTCTAGACCCTCTGGCCACCACTTGCCTTCCAAGAAGGGGGTCCAGCAGCCCCGACCCTCTCAGCGGCCTCGGGGCTCTGCCAAGGGCCGTGGGTCCCGGCCCCCAAACTTCCCTCAGCTC GTCTCCCCTGCAAGGGAGGTTTCGTCCAGCCCCCTGCCGCCTCCCCCAG ATGGTGGTCCCCCCAGGAGCTACGACAACATCTGGGACAAGGCTGTGTCTCCCCACAACCAGCGGTGGCCCCGTGGAGCAACTGAGGCTGAGGCGGGGCTCATCCAGTGGATCTAA
- the PLEKHN1 gene encoding pleckstrin homology domain-containing family N member 1 isoform X1 — MGNNHCVPQAPKRLRASFSRKLSLRGNREDGTRKLAGLFGTEASPDGDTTAAKIFHYIPGSDLPGLESQRDHLEQPFLSVFKRGRRRVPVRNLGSVLHYAKVQLRFQHSQDVSDCYLELFPSYLYFQAHGSEGLTFQGLLPLMELSICPLEGSREHAFQITGPLPAPLLVLCPSQAELDRWLYHLEKQMALVGGLRRCNSAPPQGPPEDELPWTLQRRLTRLRTASGTQVVGSAICASRVKLQHLPSQEQWDRLLVLYPTSLAIFSEEADGLCFKGELPLGAIHINLEEKEKQIRSFLIEGHLINTIRVVCASYEDYSHWLLCLQTVSRREGAPLLPSPESFPELRVPTQALGSGRGSLSSDGRTSWDSGYPAPPSTRTSHSLPESSVPSTAGCPTQPAPNQTNPGCTSMGAPKAELRRGGSSRSPRSKARGEGPGPATPLQLDLTKLSRLSLEGGPEPPDHALETPHSPLYADPYTPPATSHHKITDVQGLDELLSAVQSSLGPETPSPSPSIPVSVPVSDPSSRPSGHHLPSKKGVQQPRPSQRPRGSAKGRGSRPPNFPQLVSPAREVSSSPLPPPPDGGPPRSYDNIWDKAVSPHNQRWPRGATEAEAGLIQWI, encoded by the exons ATGGGGAACAACCACTGCGTCCCTCAGGCCCCTAAGAGGCTCCGGGCGTCCTTCTCCAGAAAGCTCTCGCTGAGGGGAAATAG agaGGATGGCACAAGGAAGCTGGCTGGCCTGTTCGGCACGGAGGCCAGTCCTGACGGGGACACCACCGCCGCCAAGATCTTCCACTACATCCCGGGGTCG GACCTCCCGGGCCTGGAGAGCCAGCGAGACCACCTGGAGCAGCCGTTCCTCAGTGTGTTCAAGAGGGGGCGGCGGAGGGTGCCCGTGAGGAACCTGGGCAGCGTCCTGCACTACGCCAAGGTCCAGCTGAGATTCCAGCACAGTCAG GACGTCAGCGACTGCTATCTGGAGCTCTTCCCTTCCTACCTCTACTTCCAGGCCCACGGTTCTGAAGGACTCACGTTCCAG GGGCTGTTACCATTGATGGAGCTGAGTATCTGCCCACTGGAGGGGTCCAGAGAACATGCCTTCCAGATCACAG GCCCGCTTCCCGCTCCTCTTCTGGTGCTCTGCCCCAGCCAGGCCGAGCTGGACCGCTGGCTGTACCACCTGGAAAAGCAGATGGCCCTCGTGGGAGGGCTCCGGCGCTGCAACTCAGCACCCCCACAG GGCCCCCCTGAGGATGAGCTCCCCTGGACTCTGCAGCGCAGGCTGACCCGGCTGCGGACAGCTTCAGGGACCCAAGTGGTGGGCAGTGCCATCTGTGCCTCAAGGGTCAAGCTGCAGCATCTGCCATCACAG GAGCAGTGGGACCGGCTGCTGGTCCTGTACCCGACTTCCCTGGCCATATTCTCTGAGGAAGCTGACGGGCTTTGTTTTAAG GGGGAGCTCCCGCTGGGCGCCATCCACATCAAcctggaggagaaggagaagcagaTCCGCTCTTTCCTGATTGAAG GCCACCTCATCAATACCATCCGCGTGGTATGTGCCAGCTACGAGGACTACAGCCACTGGCTGCTCTGCCTGCAGACTGTCTCCCGCAGGGAAGGGGCCCCTCTGCTGCCCAGCCCTGAGAGCTTCCCAGAGCTGCGGGTGCCTACTCAG GCCCTGGGCAGTGGCCGAGGCTCGCTCTCCTCAGATGGACGAACCAGCTGGGACTCGGGGTACCCAGCACCCCCGTCTACCCGCACCAGCCATTCCCTCCCTGAGTCCTCAGTGCCGTCCACTGCAGGCTGCCCTACCCAGCCTGCACCA AACCAGACCAACCCTGGCTGTACCAGCATGGGTGCGCCGAAGGCAGAGCTGAGACGAGGCGGCAGCAGTCGGTCACCCAGGAGCAAGGCCCGGGGTGAGGGGCCCGGCCCAGCCACCCCACTGCAGCTGGACCTGACCAAG CTGAGCAGGCTGAGCCTGGAGGGTGGCCCCGAGCCCCCAGACCACGCTCTGGAGACACCACACTCCCCGCTCTATGCCGACCCCTACACTCCACCTGCCACCTCCCACCACAAGATCACAGACGTCCAGGGCCTGGATGAG CTCCTCAGTGCAGTGCAGAGCTCGCTTGGACCCGAGACCCCAAGCCCGTCCCCCTCGATCCCCGTGTCTGTGCCTGTCTCCGACCCCAGCTCTAGACCCTCTGGCCACCACTTGCCTTCCAAGAAGGGGGTCCAGCAGCCCCGACCCTCTCAGCGGCCTCGGGGCTCTGCCAAGGGCCGTGGGTCCCGGCCCCCAAACTTCCCTCAGCTC GTCTCCCCTGCAAGGGAGGTTTCGTCCAGCCCCCTGCCGCCTCCCCCAG ATGGTGGTCCCCCCAGGAGCTACGACAACATCTGGGACAAGGCTGTGTCTCCCCACAACCAGCGGTGGCCCCGTGGAGCAACTGAGGCTGAGGCGGGGCTCATCCAGTGGATCTAA
- the PLEKHN1 gene encoding pleckstrin homology domain-containing family N member 1 isoform X3, producing the protein MGNNHCVPQAPKRLRASFSRKLSLRGNREDGTRKLAGLFGTEASPDGDTTAAKIFHYIPGSDLPGLESQRDHLEQPFLSVFKRGRRRVPVRNLGSVLHYAKVQLRFQHSQDVSDCYLELFPSYLYFQAHGSEGLTFQGLLPLMELSICPLEGSREHAFQITGPLPAPLLVLCPSQAELDRWLYHLEKQMALVGGLRRCNSAPPQRRLTRLRTASGTQVVGSAICASRVKLQHLPSQEQWDRLLVLYPTSLAIFSEEADGLCFKGELPLGAIHINLEEKEKQIRSFLIEGHLINTIRVVCASYEDYSHWLLCLQTVSRREGAPLLPSPESFPELRVPTQALGSGRGSLSSDGRTSWDSGYPAPPSTRTSHSLPESSVPSTAGCPTQPAPNQTNPGCTSMGAPKAELRRGGSSRSPRSKARGEGPGPATPLQLDLTKLSRLSLEGGPEPPDHALETPHSPLYADPYTPPATSHHKITDVQGLDELLSAVQSSLGPETPSPSPSIPVSVPVSDPSSRPSGHHLPSKKGVQQPRPSQRPRGSAKGRGSRPPNFPQLVSPAREVSSSPLPPPPDGGPPRSYDNIWDKAVSPHNQRWPRGATEAEAGLIQWI; encoded by the exons ATGGGGAACAACCACTGCGTCCCTCAGGCCCCTAAGAGGCTCCGGGCGTCCTTCTCCAGAAAGCTCTCGCTGAGGGGAAATAG agaGGATGGCACAAGGAAGCTGGCTGGCCTGTTCGGCACGGAGGCCAGTCCTGACGGGGACACCACCGCCGCCAAGATCTTCCACTACATCCCGGGGTCG GACCTCCCGGGCCTGGAGAGCCAGCGAGACCACCTGGAGCAGCCGTTCCTCAGTGTGTTCAAGAGGGGGCGGCGGAGGGTGCCCGTGAGGAACCTGGGCAGCGTCCTGCACTACGCCAAGGTCCAGCTGAGATTCCAGCACAGTCAG GACGTCAGCGACTGCTATCTGGAGCTCTTCCCTTCCTACCTCTACTTCCAGGCCCACGGTTCTGAAGGACTCACGTTCCAG GGGCTGTTACCATTGATGGAGCTGAGTATCTGCCCACTGGAGGGGTCCAGAGAACATGCCTTCCAGATCACAG GCCCGCTTCCCGCTCCTCTTCTGGTGCTCTGCCCCAGCCAGGCCGAGCTGGACCGCTGGCTGTACCACCTGGAAAAGCAGATGGCCCTCGTGGGAGGGCTCCGGCGCTGCAACTCAGCACCCCCACAG CGCAGGCTGACCCGGCTGCGGACAGCTTCAGGGACCCAAGTGGTGGGCAGTGCCATCTGTGCCTCAAGGGTCAAGCTGCAGCATCTGCCATCACAG GAGCAGTGGGACCGGCTGCTGGTCCTGTACCCGACTTCCCTGGCCATATTCTCTGAGGAAGCTGACGGGCTTTGTTTTAAG GGGGAGCTCCCGCTGGGCGCCATCCACATCAAcctggaggagaaggagaagcagaTCCGCTCTTTCCTGATTGAAG GCCACCTCATCAATACCATCCGCGTGGTATGTGCCAGCTACGAGGACTACAGCCACTGGCTGCTCTGCCTGCAGACTGTCTCCCGCAGGGAAGGGGCCCCTCTGCTGCCCAGCCCTGAGAGCTTCCCAGAGCTGCGGGTGCCTACTCAG GCCCTGGGCAGTGGCCGAGGCTCGCTCTCCTCAGATGGACGAACCAGCTGGGACTCGGGGTACCCAGCACCCCCGTCTACCCGCACCAGCCATTCCCTCCCTGAGTCCTCAGTGCCGTCCACTGCAGGCTGCCCTACCCAGCCTGCACCA AACCAGACCAACCCTGGCTGTACCAGCATGGGTGCGCCGAAGGCAGAGCTGAGACGAGGCGGCAGCAGTCGGTCACCCAGGAGCAAGGCCCGGGGTGAGGGGCCCGGCCCAGCCACCCCACTGCAGCTGGACCTGACCAAG CTGAGCAGGCTGAGCCTGGAGGGTGGCCCCGAGCCCCCAGACCACGCTCTGGAGACACCACACTCCCCGCTCTATGCCGACCCCTACACTCCACCTGCCACCTCCCACCACAAGATCACAGACGTCCAGGGCCTGGATGAG CTCCTCAGTGCAGTGCAGAGCTCGCTTGGACCCGAGACCCCAAGCCCGTCCCCCTCGATCCCCGTGTCTGTGCCTGTCTCCGACCCCAGCTCTAGACCCTCTGGCCACCACTTGCCTTCCAAGAAGGGGGTCCAGCAGCCCCGACCCTCTCAGCGGCCTCGGGGCTCTGCCAAGGGCCGTGGGTCCCGGCCCCCAAACTTCCCTCAGCTC GTCTCCCCTGCAAGGGAGGTTTCGTCCAGCCCCCTGCCGCCTCCCCCAG ATGGTGGTCCCCCCAGGAGCTACGACAACATCTGGGACAAGGCTGTGTCTCCCCACAACCAGCGGTGGCCCCGTGGAGCAACTGAGGCTGAGGCGGGGCTCATCCAGTGGATCTAA
- the PLEKHN1 gene encoding pleckstrin homology domain-containing family N member 1 isoform X4 yields the protein MGNNHCVPQAPKRLRASFSRKLSLRGNREDGTRKLAGLFGTEASPDGDTTAAKIFHYIPGSDLPGLESQRDHLEQPFLSVFKRGRRRVPVRNLGSVLHYAKVQLRFQHSQDVSDCYLELFPSYLYFQAHGSEGLTFQGLLPLMELSICPLEGSREHAFQITGPLPAPLLVLCPSQAELDRWLYHLEKQMALVGGLRRCNSAPPQRRLTRLRTASGTQVVGSAICASRVKLQHLPSQWDRLLVLYPTSLAIFSEEADGLCFKGELPLGAIHINLEEKEKQIRSFLIEGHLINTIRVVCASYEDYSHWLLCLQTVSRREGAPLLPSPESFPELRVPTQALGSGRGSLSSDGRTSWDSGYPAPPSTRTSHSLPESSVPSTAGCPTQPAPNQTNPGCTSMGAPKAELRRGGSSRSPRSKARGEGPGPATPLQLDLTKLSRLSLEGGPEPPDHALETPHSPLYADPYTPPATSHHKITDVQGLDELLSAVQSSLGPETPSPSPSIPVSVPVSDPSSRPSGHHLPSKKGVQQPRPSQRPRGSAKGRGSRPPNFPQLVSPAREVSSSPLPPPPDGGPPRSYDNIWDKAVSPHNQRWPRGATEAEAGLIQWI from the exons ATGGGGAACAACCACTGCGTCCCTCAGGCCCCTAAGAGGCTCCGGGCGTCCTTCTCCAGAAAGCTCTCGCTGAGGGGAAATAG agaGGATGGCACAAGGAAGCTGGCTGGCCTGTTCGGCACGGAGGCCAGTCCTGACGGGGACACCACCGCCGCCAAGATCTTCCACTACATCCCGGGGTCG GACCTCCCGGGCCTGGAGAGCCAGCGAGACCACCTGGAGCAGCCGTTCCTCAGTGTGTTCAAGAGGGGGCGGCGGAGGGTGCCCGTGAGGAACCTGGGCAGCGTCCTGCACTACGCCAAGGTCCAGCTGAGATTCCAGCACAGTCAG GACGTCAGCGACTGCTATCTGGAGCTCTTCCCTTCCTACCTCTACTTCCAGGCCCACGGTTCTGAAGGACTCACGTTCCAG GGGCTGTTACCATTGATGGAGCTGAGTATCTGCCCACTGGAGGGGTCCAGAGAACATGCCTTCCAGATCACAG GCCCGCTTCCCGCTCCTCTTCTGGTGCTCTGCCCCAGCCAGGCCGAGCTGGACCGCTGGCTGTACCACCTGGAAAAGCAGATGGCCCTCGTGGGAGGGCTCCGGCGCTGCAACTCAGCACCCCCACAG CGCAGGCTGACCCGGCTGCGGACAGCTTCAGGGACCCAAGTGGTGGGCAGTGCCATCTGTGCCTCAAGGGTCAAGCTGCAGCATCTGCCATCACAG TGGGACCGGCTGCTGGTCCTGTACCCGACTTCCCTGGCCATATTCTCTGAGGAAGCTGACGGGCTTTGTTTTAAG GGGGAGCTCCCGCTGGGCGCCATCCACATCAAcctggaggagaaggagaagcagaTCCGCTCTTTCCTGATTGAAG GCCACCTCATCAATACCATCCGCGTGGTATGTGCCAGCTACGAGGACTACAGCCACTGGCTGCTCTGCCTGCAGACTGTCTCCCGCAGGGAAGGGGCCCCTCTGCTGCCCAGCCCTGAGAGCTTCCCAGAGCTGCGGGTGCCTACTCAG GCCCTGGGCAGTGGCCGAGGCTCGCTCTCCTCAGATGGACGAACCAGCTGGGACTCGGGGTACCCAGCACCCCCGTCTACCCGCACCAGCCATTCCCTCCCTGAGTCCTCAGTGCCGTCCACTGCAGGCTGCCCTACCCAGCCTGCACCA AACCAGACCAACCCTGGCTGTACCAGCATGGGTGCGCCGAAGGCAGAGCTGAGACGAGGCGGCAGCAGTCGGTCACCCAGGAGCAAGGCCCGGGGTGAGGGGCCCGGCCCAGCCACCCCACTGCAGCTGGACCTGACCAAG CTGAGCAGGCTGAGCCTGGAGGGTGGCCCCGAGCCCCCAGACCACGCTCTGGAGACACCACACTCCCCGCTCTATGCCGACCCCTACACTCCACCTGCCACCTCCCACCACAAGATCACAGACGTCCAGGGCCTGGATGAG CTCCTCAGTGCAGTGCAGAGCTCGCTTGGACCCGAGACCCCAAGCCCGTCCCCCTCGATCCCCGTGTCTGTGCCTGTCTCCGACCCCAGCTCTAGACCCTCTGGCCACCACTTGCCTTCCAAGAAGGGGGTCCAGCAGCCCCGACCCTCTCAGCGGCCTCGGGGCTCTGCCAAGGGCCGTGGGTCCCGGCCCCCAAACTTCCCTCAGCTC GTCTCCCCTGCAAGGGAGGTTTCGTCCAGCCCCCTGCCGCCTCCCCCAG ATGGTGGTCCCCCCAGGAGCTACGACAACATCTGGGACAAGGCTGTGTCTCCCCACAACCAGCGGTGGCCCCGTGGAGCAACTGAGGCTGAGGCGGGGCTCATCCAGTGGATCTAA
- the PERM1 gene encoding PGC-1 and ERR-induced regulator in muscle protein 1 yields the protein MENFQYSIQLSDQDWAEFSATAEECGLLQAGLASGDELLSSDIDQGDSSGSSPPEHLPLLGRQLAPRGRGWPGFEEEHKEATQQLVSRSWQEPVLALGAGQQMPSTSAPSEAQPSLSPGDAPPGQSPSLLGPVTSRDEMQRLLQGPAARDPAPSVPGETPRSPEAPGRSTASQKPPGSPGAPPRSSPSRKKRRAAGTKGGGRPGVAGSAPTQLGSPRLSEARPKEGLGPAGSRGKGLSSGTAEQTAGPGQDKLGPQSAGAHEQVARQGPSLDLSTTEQGTDLLGMTPRAELHTVSIPAQETGPDISMAKSDMALSPPAREPQADSALSTPACKPQADSALSPPAREPQADSALSTPARKPLADMALSLPALKPQADTALSTPAFKPQADSALSTPALEPQVDSAMSTPAHKPQADSALSTPALEPQADSAMSTLALKPQADLALSTPARKPQADMALSLPALKPQADSALSTPARKAQADSALSIPARKPQADMALSLPALKPQADSALSTPARKAQADSALSIPACKPQADSALSTPAYNSRLDADLPALGPVVKPEVDSSIPVSKAQSEVGASTFALSPQAEPDMTEAKVAPSAKLDLSSAVSSGGHQEKPRGQPSAGDPENHSGEPPPGSIQAPKKKKVRFSVAVPSPEELGSGEASGPLSPATAWPSAPRTAAGARGGPGVWDAVAVGPRPPQPRILKHLPPPPSAASGGPGYRSCFAVTLPEAYEFFFCDTITEEDEEAEEAAEASQVPADVQWPDVCEFFFRDCQAQTSGLRARRSPPPPPKAEPVPAPVPGDPMPISIPEAYEHFLGEGRLGEELGQASLQLQAAELPRPAPQGVESGTPTETSQATTEQLDLVVRQAGEPRGPLTAFTFSQNDMCLVFVAFATWAVRTSDLHTPDAWKTVLLANIGTISAIRYFRRQVGRGRPSPSPSLSPSS from the exons ATGGAAAACTTCCAGTACAGCATCCAACTGAGTGACCAGGACTGGGCCGAGTTCTCAGCCACGGCTGAAGAGTGTGGCCTCCTGCAGGCTGGCCTGGCCTCTGGGGATGAGCTCTTGTCCAGTGACATTGACCAAGGGGACAGCAGTGGCAGCAGTCCCCCCGAGCACCTGCCCCTTCTTGGGAGGCAGCTGGCTCCCAGAGGGCGTGGCTGGCCGGGCTTCGAGGAGGAGCATAAGGAGGCCACACAGCAGCTGGTCAGCAGGTCTTGGCAGGAGCCCGTCCTGGCTCTGGGGGCAGGTCAGCAGATGCCCAGCACGTCCGCACCGTCAGAAGCTCAGCCGTCTCTCAGCCCTGGAGACGCCCCTCCCGGCCAGAGCCCTTCCCTCCTAGGGCCAGTGACTTCCAGAGACGAGATGCAGAGGCTTCTACAGGGCCCAGCCGCCCGGGACCCTGCCCCTAGTGTCCCTGGTGAGACTCCTCGGAGCCCCGAGGCCCCTGGCCGCAGCACTGCCTCCCAGAAGCCCCCTGGCAGCCCTGGAGCCCCACCACGCAGCAGCCCTAGCCGGAAGAAGAGGCGGGCTGCAGGTACCAAGGGGGGTGGGCGCCCGGGTGTCGCAGGCTCGGCTCCCACTCAGCTGGGCTCCCCACGGCTCAGTGAGGCCAGGCCCAAGGAAGGCCTTGGCCCAGCTGGGTCCAGGGGGAAGGGTCTCTCATCTGGGACAGCAGAGCAGACAGCAGGACCCGGGCAGGACAAGCTTGGGCCACAGTCTGCAGGAGCCCATGAGCAGGTGGCCAGGCAAGGGCCCAGCTTGGATCTGTCTACAACTGAGCAAGGTACAGACTTACTTGGAATGACCCCCAGAGCTGAGCTACACACTGTGTCCATACCTGCCCAGGAGACTGGTCCAGATATCTCAATGGCTAAgtcagacatggctctgtctccACCTGCCCGCGAGCCCCAGGCTGACTCAGCTCTGTCTACACCTGCCTGCAAGCCCCAGGCTGACTCGGCTCTGTCTCCACCTGCCCGCGAGCCCCAGGCTGACTCAGCTCTGTCTACACCTGCCCGCAAGCCCCTGGCCGACATGGCTCTGTCTCTACCTGCCCTCAAGCCCCAGGCTGACACGGCTCTGTCTACACCTGCCTTCAAGCCCCAGGCTGACTCAGCTCTGTCTACACCTGCCCTCGAGCCCCAGGTTGACTCGGCTATGTCTACACCTGCCCACAAGCCCCAGGCTGACTCGGCTCTGTCTACACCTGCCCTCGAGCCCCAGGCTGACTCGGCTATGTCTACACTTGCCCTCAAGCCCCAGGCTGACTTGGCTCTGTCTACACCTGCCCGCAAGCCCCAGGCCGACATGGCTCTGTCTCTACCTGCCCTCAAGCCCCAGGCTGACTCGGCTCTGTCTACACCTGCCCGCAAGGCCCAGGCTGACTCGGCTCTGTCTATACCTGCCCGCAAGCCCCAGGCCGACATGGCTCTGTCTCTACCTGCCCTCAAGCCCCAGGCTGACTCGGCTCTGTCTACACCTGCCCGCAAGGCCCAGGCTGACTCGGCTCTGTCTATACCTGCCTGCAAGCCCCAGGCTGACTCGGCTCTGTCTACACCTGCCTACAACTCTAGACTGGATGCGGACCTGCCTGCGCTGGGCCCAGTGGTCAAGCCAGAGGTGGATTCATCTATACCTGTGTCAAAGGCCCAGTCTGAGGTGGGCGCATCCACATTTGCCCTCAGTCCCCAGGCCGAGCCTGACATGACGGAGGCAAAGGTTGCCCCATCAGCCAAACTGGATTTGAGCTCTGCTGTGTCTTCAGGGGGCCACCAGGAGAAGCCCAGAGGGCAGCCCTCTGCAGGTGACCCTGAAAACCACTCAGGGGAGCCCCCACCAGGCTCCATCCAAGCCCCCAAGAAGAAGAAAGTGCGATTCTCGGTGGCTGTGCCTAGTCCCGAGGAGCTGGGGTCAGGAGAGGCCTCGGGCCCACTCTCGCCAGCTACAGCCTGGCCATCTGCCCCCAGGACAGCAGCTGGGGCCCGTGGGGGGCCTGGAGTTTGGGATGCAGTGGCAGTTGGGCCCCGGCCGCCCCAGCCTCGGATCCTCAAGCACCTGCCTCCCCCTCCATCCGCTGCCTCCGGGGGGCCTGGGTACAGGAGCTGCTTTGCAGTGACCCTCCCAGAAGCCTACGAGTTCTTTTTTTGTGACACTATCACAGAGGAGGACGAAGAGGCTGAGGAGGCAGCCGAGGCTAGCCAGGTCCCCGCAGACGTCCAGTGGCCGGACGTATGCGAGTTCTTCTTCCGGGACTGCCAAGCCCAGACGTCTGGGCTCCGGGCACgccgctccccacccccacccccgaagGCTGAGCCTGTGCCAGCCCCTGTGCCTGGAGACCCCATGCCTATCTCCATCCCTGAGGCCTACGAACACTTCCTTGGGGAGGGCAGGCTGGGGGAAGAGCTGGGGCAGGCTTCCCTTCAGCTGCAGGCTGCAGAGCTCCCCAGGCCGGCCCCCCAGGGAGTGGAGTCTGGCACCCCCACAGAGACCAGCCAAGCCACAACAGAGCAGCTCGACCTGGTGGTCAGGCAAGCAG GGGAGCCTCGGGGTCCCCTCACCGCCTTTACCTTCAGCCAGAATGACATGTGCCTGGTGTTTGTAGCCTTTGCCACCTGGGCTGTGAGAACATCAGACCTGCATACCCCAGACGCCTGGAAAACAG TCTTGCTGGCCAACATCGGCACCATCTCCGCCATCCGCTACTTCCGCCGGCAGGTGGGGCGGGGGCGCCCCAGCCCaagccccagcctcagccccagctccTAG